In Arthrobacter sp. B3I9, the following are encoded in one genomic region:
- a CDS encoding alpha/beta hydrolase produces METVVWSKPEHERDGTPLLVMMHGYGTDESRMVSLFDGLPSAFSCAALRGPKVIGDHYGWFLLDYFLTHDFADVVSSTNTVFNWIESVKDRHSSVSLLGYSQGMAMASTLLRLRPDQFRATVGLSGFVLENELLAMSESFETRPPFFWGRDKDDLVINGAATEHTEQWLHEHTQLTARTYPGMGHRISREELVDVSAFLRHYVLRPVTAGLG; encoded by the coding sequence ATGGAGACAGTCGTCTGGTCCAAACCGGAACACGAACGCGACGGAACGCCGCTGCTTGTCATGATGCACGGGTACGGCACTGACGAGTCGCGGATGGTGAGCCTTTTTGACGGCCTGCCGTCCGCCTTCAGCTGCGCCGCGCTTCGGGGCCCGAAGGTGATCGGGGACCACTACGGCTGGTTCCTCTTGGATTACTTCCTGACCCACGACTTTGCCGACGTCGTCTCCTCCACCAACACCGTCTTCAACTGGATCGAGTCCGTTAAGGACCGGCACAGCAGCGTGAGCCTGCTGGGCTATTCGCAGGGGATGGCCATGGCGAGCACCCTGCTGCGGCTGCGGCCGGACCAGTTCCGGGCCACGGTGGGGCTCTCTGGCTTCGTCCTGGAAAACGAACTCCTGGCCATGAGCGAGTCCTTCGAGACGCGCCCGCCGTTCTTCTGGGGCCGGGACAAAGACGACCTCGTGATCAACGGCGCCGCGACGGAGCATACGGAACAGTGGCTCCACGAGCACACGCAGCTCACAGCACGCACCTACCCGGGCATGGGGCACCGGATCTCGAGGGAGGAACTCGTGGATGTCAGCGCCTTCCTTCGCCATTACGTCTTGCGCCCGGTAACTGCAGGGCTGGGATAG